Proteins co-encoded in one Pocillopora verrucosa isolate sample1 chromosome 1, ASM3666991v2, whole genome shotgun sequence genomic window:
- the LOC136279220 gene encoding probable serine/threonine-protein kinase kinX — translation MGKDVRGIERRKCACGECEDFMRSDGATYGCYGCLPTRLSKRMPATSLTLSVAHRVRERVKVREQVKVREQVKVREQVKEREQVKVREQVKVREQVKVREQVKVREQVKVREQVKVREQVKVREQVKVREQVKVREQVKVREQMKAREQVKVREQVNVREQVKVREQVKVREQVKVREQVKVREQVKVREQVKVREQVKVREQVKVQVQRSGKMKTWGGFRT, via the coding sequence atgggCAAGGATGTACGAGGAATAGAAAGAAGGAAATGCGCTTGTGGTGAATGCGAGGATTTCATGAGGTCAGATGGAGCAACTTATGGATGTTATGGCTGTTTGCCGACTCGCCTTTCTAAAAGGATGCCCGCTACTTCTCTGACTCTGTCGGTGGCACATCGGGTGCGAGAACGAGTGAAGGTGCGAGAACAAGTGAAGGTGCGAGAACAAGTGAAGGTGCGAGAACAAGTGAAGGAGCGAGAACAAGTGAAGGTGCGAGAACAAGTGAAGGTGCGAGAACAAGTGAAGGTGCGAGAACAAGTGAAGGTGCGAGAACAAGTGAAGGTGCGAGAACAAGTGAAGGTGCGAGAACAAGTGAAGGTGCGAGAACAAGTGAAGGTGCGAGAACAAGTGAAGGTGCGAGAACAAGTGAAGGTGCGAGAACAAATGAAGGCGCGAGAACAAGTGAAGGTGCGAGAACAAGTGAACGTGCGTGAACAAGTGAAGGTGCGAGAACAAGTGAAGGTGCGAGAACAAGTGAAGGTGCGAGAACAAGTGAAGGTGCGAGAACAAGTGAAGGTGCGAGAACAAGTGAAGGTGCGAGAACAAGTGAAGGTGCGAGAACAAGTGAAGGTGCAAGTCCAGAGAAGTGGAAAGATGAAGACCTGGGGTGGTTTCCGAACATAA